A DNA window from Macadamia integrifolia cultivar HAES 741 chromosome 4, SCU_Mint_v3, whole genome shotgun sequence contains the following coding sequences:
- the LOC122075101 gene encoding basic leucine zipper 4-like, producing the protein MSASDLAATMTMLPSEAFLALSFPDFEGGFTPWENHDPFSFVQTHHQSPSPVNSNSGSDEPQSMPPVSAVDERKQRRMISNRESARRSRKRKQQHLENLRNQVNRLRIENREIINRLGFVTHHCHLLRRDNDQLRSESFALRQRLSDIRPILVLRQFQHHPFLPSSSLCNSFSSVNEVNEQPQLPSLIV; encoded by the coding sequence ATGTCAGCCTCCGATCTTGCTGCCACCATGACTATGTTGCCTTCCGAAGCCTTCCTAGCTTTGTCCTTCCCGGACTTCGAAGGTGGTTTTACGCCTTGGGAGAATCATGACCCGTTTTCCTTCGTACAAACCCACCACCAATCACCGAGCCCGGTTAACTCTAATTCCGGCTCGGACGAACCACAAAGCATGCCGCCGGTCTCGGCCGTGGACGAGCGGAAGCAACGACGGATGATATCCAATCGTGAATCAGCGAGGAGGTCTCGCAAGAGAAAACAGCAGCACTTAGAGAACCTAAGGAACCAGGTGAACCGGCTTAGAATCGAGAACCGGGAGATCATTAACCGTTTGGGTTTCGTGACTCATCACTGCCACCTCCTACGTAGAGACAACGACCAGCTACGTTCGGAATCCTTCGCTCTCAGGCAGAGACTCTCCGATATTCGCCCGATTTTGGTTCTTCGGCAGTTCCAACATCACCCCTTCCTACCTTCCTCGTCGCTGTGCAATTCATTTTCATCCGTCAACGAAGTGAACGAACAACCTCAACTCCCCTCCTTAATTGTCTAA
- the LOC122077526 gene encoding guanine nucleotide-binding protein-like NSN1, whose product MVKRSKKSKSKRVPLKKKYKIIKKVKEHHKKKAKEAKKLGINNKRKVEKDPGIPNDWPFKEQELKALEARRAKALEELEQKKAARKERAQKRKLGLLEDDGASEKEQIFGDGIDGVVSPKIAKIQDNSDRAFYKELAKVIEASDVILEVLDARDPLGTRCFDMEKMVLKSGPNKHLVLLLNKIDLVPREAVEKWLKYLREEFPAVAFKCSTQEQRSNLGWKSTSKASKTSNRLETSDCLGADTLIKLLKNYSRSHEVVSQFIYAAQRFEDVVVAYSKAKEAKRLNGWPHKIIGHMEVEKKISRSEEVHANDVGLITRELEQEVGSDDAIWFILSKMPGYNLTDNEQRIHVPATLVQLIDLIDVGEELCLFMDVAVKEILRLCPTKTLITMYKVPTFDSVDDFLLKVATVRGKLKKGGIVDVEAAARIILHDWNEGKIPYYTMPPSRKRDEHLEEATVVSELGKEFNVEEVYKGESSFIGSLTSVEDLRHIEVPPSCPLTFDEKMLENDIQPEVLVLENEPLKEKNEDNEDQPMGSNEQDSGKTVAKTVNSRQNEQLYMAEGILNTKLRRAEKKKRKKAKSSGTDDMDADYDFKVYYAKRESTMEDVEESGDDEDNQIQSEVPTGGMDE is encoded by the exons ATGGTGAAGAGGAGCAAGA AGAGTAAGAGTAAGCGAGTGCCGCTGAAAAAGAAGTACAAGATCATAAAGAAGGTGAAAGAGCACCATAAGAAGAAGGCCAAAGAAGCGAAGAAGCTCGGCATAAATAATAAGCGCAAGGTCGAGAAGGATCCAGGTATCCCTAATGACTGGCCCTTTAAGGAACAAGAGCTCAAGGCCCTGGAAGCTCGCAGGGCCAAGGCACTAGAGGAATTGGAGCAGAAAAAGGCCGCTCGGAAGGAGAGG GCCCAGAAAAGAAAGCTGGGATTATTGGAGGATGATGGAGCTTCTGAAAAAGAGCAAATTTTTGGAGATGGAATTGATGGTGTTGTTTCGCCGAAAATTGCTAAAATCCAGG ATAACTCGGATAGGGCTTTCTACAAGGAGTTGGCCAAAGTCATAGAAGCATCTGATGTCATTTTGGAAGTTCTTGATGCTCGGGATCCCCTTGGTACTAGATGTTTTGATATGGAAAAGATGGTGTTAAAGTCAGGCCCCAATAAGCATCTTGTTTTGCTTCTGAATAAGATTG ATCTTGTACCTCGAGAAGCTGTTGAGAAGTGGCTTAAGTATTTGAGGGAGGAATTTCCTGCAGTTGCATTCAAGTGCAGCACCCAAGAACAGAGGTCGAACTTAGGTTGGAAATCTACTTCAAAGGCTTCAAAAACAAGCAATCGCTTGGAAACTAGTGATTGTCTGGGTGCTGACACTCTCATAAAATTGTTGAAGAACTACTCAAGAAGCCATGAGGTAGTTTCGCAGTTCATTTAC GCTGCTCAACGGTTCGAGGACGTGGTTGTCGCTTATTCAAAGGCAAAGGAGGCAAAGCGCCTTAATGGGTGGCCACACAAGATCATAGGCCAtatggaggttgagaagaaaatatcCCGATCTGAGGAGGTCCATGCCAATGATGTCGGGTTGATAACTAGAGAGCTGGAACAGGAG GTCGGCTCGGATGACGCCATCTGGTTCATCTtgagtaagatgccaggctacaaTCTGACGGACAATGAGCAGCGAATTCACGTCCCTGCTACTTTGGTGCAGCTCATCGACTTGATcgatgttggtgaagag cTTTGCTTGTTTATGGATGTTGCAGTGAAAGAGATTCTCAGGCTATGCCCTACTAAAACATTGATAACAATGTACAAGGTTCCAACCTTTGATTCAGTTGATGACTTCCTACTAAAGGTGGCTACTGTGAGGGGTAAGCTCAAAAAGGGTGGTATTGTGGATGTTGAAGCCGCAGCTAGAATAATTCTGCACGACTGGAATGAGG GTAAAATTCCATATTACACAATGCCTCCATCAAGGAAGCGAGATGAGCACTTGGAGGAGGCAACCGTTGTCTCAGAGCTTGGGAAAGAGTTCAATGTTGAAGAAGTTTATAAGGGTGAATCTTCATTCATTGGGAGTCTAACGTCTGTTGAGGATTTGCGTCACATTGAAGTTCCTCCAAGCTGCCCTCTAACTTTTGATGAGAAGATGCTGGAG AATGATATACAGCCTGAAGTATTAGTTCTAGAAAATGAACCACTAAAGGAAAAGAATGAAGATAATGAAGACCAGCCAATGGGATCTAATGAGCAAGACTCAGGCAAGACAGTGGCCAAGACTGTCAATAGTAGGCAGAATGAGCAGCTATATATGGCAGAAGGCATCCTTAATACAAAATTACGGagagcagagaagaagaaaagaaagaaagctaaATCATCTGGTACTGATGATATGGATGCTGACTACGATTTTAAGGTGTATTATGCAAAGAGGGAATCAACTATGGAAGATGTTGAAGAAAGTGGCGATGACGAGGATAATCAGATCCAAAGCGAGGTGCCTACTGGTGGTATGGATGAATAA